A genomic window from Sulfurospirillum multivorans DSM 12446 includes:
- the hemC gene encoding hydroxymethylbilane synthase — protein MKKLIIATRGSKLALWQSEFVKAELEKAHPGLEVELSVMMTKGDKILDVALAKIGGKGLFTKELEEAMLRGEAHIAVHSLKDVPMAFPEGLKLGVITKREDVRDAMLSEKYASLEALPLGAVVGTTSLRRRMQLLKLRPDFVIKNLRGNVNTRIRKLKEGEFDAIILASAGINRLGLSAEVNYFTPISKEVMIPASGQAALGIEIVCDAEVERLVSVLNDEDAIIETRVERDFVTVLEGGCQVPIGVNAELCGDALHVKAILGLPDGSEMLSEAITTTRAEYASVGKALAQKVLDRGAKALLERAEQIALNEIF, from the coding sequence ATGAAAAAACTCATTATTGCAACCCGTGGAAGTAAACTTGCCCTTTGGCAGTCTGAATTTGTCAAAGCTGAACTTGAAAAAGCGCATCCTGGTCTTGAGGTCGAACTCTCTGTTATGATGACCAAGGGCGATAAAATTTTAGATGTCGCTTTAGCAAAAATTGGCGGCAAAGGACTTTTTACTAAAGAGCTTGAAGAGGCGATGCTTCGTGGTGAAGCACACATTGCCGTACACAGTCTCAAAGACGTACCTATGGCGTTTCCAGAGGGATTGAAGCTTGGTGTCATTACCAAGCGTGAAGATGTCCGCGATGCGATGCTTTCTGAGAAATACGCGTCGTTAGAAGCGCTTCCTCTTGGAGCGGTCGTTGGAACGACGAGTTTAAGACGTCGCATGCAACTTTTGAAACTGCGTCCTGATTTTGTGATCAAAAATCTTAGAGGCAATGTCAATACCCGTATTCGTAAGCTCAAAGAGGGTGAATTTGATGCGATCATTTTAGCCAGTGCAGGCATTAACCGTTTGGGTTTGAGCGCAGAGGTGAACTATTTTACGCCTATCTCCAAAGAGGTGATGATCCCTGCTTCTGGGCAAGCCGCACTTGGAATTGAAATTGTCTGCGATGCCGAGGTTGAACGTTTGGTCTCCGTGCTGAATGATGAAGATGCCATCATCGAAACACGCGTTGAGCGCGACTTTGTCACCGTCCTTGAAGGCGGTTGCCAAGTGCCGATCGGTGTGAACGCCGAACTGTGTGGCGATGCTTTACATGTAAAAGCAATTCTGGGTCTTCCTGATGGTTCTGAAATGCTCAGCGAAGCGATAACCACCACACGCGCAGAGTATGCAAGTGTGGGTAAAGCACTGGCTCAAAAAGTCCTTGATAGAGGAGCAAAAGCGCTCTTGGAACGTGCCGAACAGATCGCGTTAAACGAAATTTTTTAA
- a CDS encoding DsbA family protein: protein MRSLMLKLLTTLITLSSSTLFAAAPTPELDAKVTTFLQKAIAPNENYTFDKVVILKKEAMKEMPEWMVYFVRIDLNLTKQEGKKLSVNDMVFTDGKILSKDFADLTSGRSIKGSYSLDVDASAYNKEHLLAGSFNAPHKLVVFSDPLCPFCMDFLPEVIADVEANPQTFALFYYHFPLSIHPAAPTLVKAMLLAEEQGDKAIVKKVYKEFFDIKISDEKAILELFNKALNKNFTVDQINQAHILQKLNQDHELATALMVNGTPTIYLDGKKDDTKRSYRKFIKESK, encoded by the coding sequence ATGAGATCATTGATGTTGAAATTATTGACGACACTCATCACCTTAAGCAGTAGCACACTTTTTGCAGCAGCCCCTACACCCGAACTGGATGCTAAAGTAACGACTTTTTTGCAAAAAGCAATTGCACCTAATGAAAATTACACCTTCGATAAAGTGGTTATTCTCAAAAAAGAGGCGATGAAAGAGATGCCAGAATGGATGGTCTATTTTGTCCGAATTGATCTTAATTTGACCAAGCAAGAGGGTAAAAAACTCTCCGTCAATGACATGGTCTTTACCGATGGTAAGATTTTGAGTAAAGATTTTGCTGATCTTACCAGTGGTCGAAGCATTAAAGGGAGTTATTCGCTGGATGTGGATGCCTCTGCGTATAACAAAGAGCATCTTTTAGCAGGGAGCTTTAATGCACCGCATAAACTCGTTGTATTTAGCGACCCACTCTGTCCTTTTTGTATGGATTTTTTACCCGAAGTGATTGCCGATGTGGAGGCCAATCCTCAAACGTTTGCTCTCTTTTACTACCATTTTCCACTCTCGATTCACCCCGCAGCACCCACACTGGTTAAAGCGATGCTTTTAGCCGAAGAGCAGGGCGATAAAGCGATTGTCAAAAAAGTGTACAAAGAGTTTTTTGATATCAAAATCAGCGATGAAAAGGCAATTTTAGAACTTTTCAACAAAGCATTAAATAAAAATTTCACCGTTGATCAGATCAATCAAGCGCACATTCTTCAAAAACTAAACCAAGACCATGAGCTTGCCACAGCACTCATGGTCAATGGTACGCCAACCATCTATCTGGATGGCAAAAAAGACGATACAAAACGAAGCTACAGAAAATTTATAAAAGAGTCTAAATGA
- a CDS encoding menaquinone biosynthesis decarboxylase, which translates to MQRIIDLLRQNDLLHVIDTELDIDLEIPHLAYIEVKKEDSKALLFTKPVSKRLGKSFDMPVLMNVFGSSKATELIFGKNPNVVAKQIESLMHMKPPTSFMDKMGMLGTLFNLKNALPKRLKGKGVCQTKVYDEPNLYDFPILTTWSEDGGPFITMGQVYTQSLDGTKQNLGMYRLQVYDKNRLGMHWQIHKDSAHFFHEYQKAGKKMPVSIGIGGDPLYIWCGQAPMPIGMFELLLYGFIKDKSARLVKSLTNPIYIPEDVDIVIEGWVDPALSEIEGPFGDHTGYYTLKEPYPVMDVTCITCKEKPVYQATVVGKPPLEDKYMGWATERIFLPLLKTTAPDLIDYNMPENGVFHNFILAKMNVLYPGHAKQFMHAFWGVGQMSFVKHAIFVDENAPDLDDYEPLSDYILNRVSAKRLLISEGVCDALDHASPNALFGGKLGVDCTGGVIDAPSKTILSDRDLLFKVTTLVPEVSALKQYKTQTKTPITVIAISKKRAGKEVYEALKPLKEHMKLLIVVDTEGNSVDNAYMLIWRVVNNIDALRDIFVEEEFIGIDATTKNDLDGYTREWPKDTDCDQKTILRLIELGLVENNPAFLKHFHI; encoded by the coding sequence ATGCAGCGAATCATTGACCTTCTACGCCAAAACGATCTTTTACATGTAATCGATACGGAGCTTGATATTGATCTAGAAATTCCGCATCTTGCTTACATTGAGGTCAAAAAAGAGGACTCAAAAGCGCTTTTATTTACAAAACCTGTGAGTAAAAGACTAGGAAAAAGCTTTGATATGCCAGTTCTGATGAATGTGTTTGGCTCTTCTAAAGCGACCGAGCTTATTTTTGGTAAAAATCCCAACGTCGTGGCAAAGCAGATCGAATCCTTGATGCACATGAAACCACCAACGTCATTTATGGATAAAATGGGCATGCTTGGTACACTTTTTAACCTTAAAAATGCACTTCCAAAGCGACTCAAAGGCAAGGGTGTCTGTCAAACAAAAGTGTATGACGAGCCAAATCTCTATGATTTCCCCATTTTAACCACATGGAGCGAAGACGGTGGTCCGTTTATCACGATGGGGCAGGTTTACACACAAAGTTTGGATGGAACGAAACAAAATCTAGGTATGTACCGCTTGCAAGTTTACGATAAAAACCGTTTGGGCATGCACTGGCAGATTCACAAAGACAGCGCACATTTTTTTCATGAGTACCAAAAAGCGGGTAAAAAAATGCCTGTAAGCATTGGAATTGGGGGCGATCCGCTTTACATCTGGTGTGGACAAGCGCCGATGCCGATCGGGATGTTTGAGCTTTTATTGTATGGTTTTATCAAAGACAAAAGTGCTCGTCTTGTCAAATCACTGACCAATCCTATTTATATCCCTGAAGATGTGGATATTGTCATTGAAGGTTGGGTTGATCCTGCTTTGAGCGAGATCGAAGGGCCTTTTGGCGATCATACAGGTTATTACACGCTTAAAGAACCGTATCCTGTTATGGATGTGACCTGCATTACATGTAAAGAAAAACCAGTGTATCAAGCGACCGTTGTAGGGAAACCTCCTTTGGAAGATAAATACATGGGTTGGGCGACAGAGCGCATCTTTTTACCACTTTTAAAAACGACCGCACCGGATTTGATTGATTATAACATGCCTGAAAATGGGGTTTTTCATAATTTCATTTTAGCAAAGATGAACGTGCTTTACCCTGGACATGCGAAACAGTTTATGCATGCATTTTGGGGCGTGGGACAGATGAGTTTTGTGAAACATGCCATTTTTGTCGATGAAAATGCGCCAGATTTGGATGATTATGAGCCACTTAGTGATTACATCTTAAATCGTGTCAGCGCTAAACGCTTGCTCATTAGCGAAGGTGTGTGTGACGCGCTTGATCATGCTTCTCCGAATGCTCTTTTTGGTGGGAAACTCGGTGTGGATTGTACGGGTGGTGTGATTGATGCACCTTCTAAAACGATTTTGAGCGACCGTGACCTTCTGTTTAAAGTCACGACCTTGGTTCCCGAAGTTTCTGCGCTTAAACAGTATAAAACGCAGACGAAAACACCGATTACCGTTATAGCTATCTCAAAGAAGAGGGCAGGTAAAGAGGTATATGAAGCGTTAAAACCTTTAAAAGAGCATATGAAGCTTTTGATCGTTGTCGATACGGAGGGCAATAGCGTGGATAATGCCTATATGCTGATCTGGCGCGTGGTCAATAACATCGATGCACTTCGCGACATTTTTGTCGAAGAGGAGTTTATTGGCATTGATGCAACGACCAAAAATGATCTTGATGGCTACACCAGAGAGTGGCCAAAAGACACCGATTGCGATCAAAAGACGATTTTACGCCTGATCGAGCTTGGATTGGTGGAAAACAATCCTGCATTTTTAAAGCACTTCCATATTTAG
- a CDS encoding FxsA family protein, with the protein MKYFLIYLFLEVMVSLNIGSQIGVMATFGELVISALLGGILLANFRLTLMQNLSALMQGEISPSSFQRLNLWAIVGAILLILPGFLGDIVGLLLQFSSLVTLIVSKFLHVKDETPTTTHFKQGDHNEIIDVEIIDDTHHLKQ; encoded by the coding sequence GTGAAGTATTTTTTGATCTATCTCTTTTTAGAAGTGATGGTCTCTTTAAATATTGGCTCTCAGATTGGGGTGATGGCAACGTTTGGTGAACTTGTCATTTCAGCCCTTTTAGGTGGGATTTTGCTTGCCAATTTCCGCCTGACACTGATGCAAAATCTCAGTGCTCTGATGCAAGGCGAAATCAGCCCCTCTTCGTTTCAAAGACTCAATCTTTGGGCGATTGTAGGCGCCATTTTATTGATATTACCAGGCTTTTTAGGCGATATAGTAGGCTTACTTTTACAGTTTAGCTCACTGGTGACCTTAATCGTTTCAAAATTCTTACATGTAAAAGATGAAACCCCCACAACAACGCATTTTAAACAAGGAGATCATAATGAGATCATTGATGTTGAAATTATTGACGACACTCATCACCTTAAGCAGTAG